The following coding sequences lie in one Syngnathus scovelli strain Florida chromosome 1, RoL_Ssco_1.2, whole genome shotgun sequence genomic window:
- the si:cabz01074946.1 gene encoding CD48 antigen isoform X1 encodes MILQVVVVRDFALALVWVLLGSFSGAAANALHLQQVAYEGDTVTLSSSGNSTQALLSVTWSVFSNQTWIATFHSGKINTDRFFLFKGRLTLNASSGDLTIRNVTQADAVDYSVEIVDAKKRTVERVVTLMVKKHLRKPSIRTLFSVNSDGSCWVGLHCLSVDLDGNLSWTLEPPLGTAYFDLDAKVLLANVRNITLFTCTSSRNKEEASDSISVACVTASGRWPRLRISLCVLAGIVGGGVLMAVLLKRLRGSKTGSANIVAHQHYHYPPPNHQQDEGGGEGRGAEKEDKG; translated from the exons atgATTCTCCAAGTGGTCGTTGTTCGAG ACTTTGCTCTGGCATTGGTGTGGGTTTTGCTCGGGTCCTTCTCTGGAGCAGCCGCTAACG CGCTTCATCTCCAGCAGGTAGCCTACGAGGGCGACACAGTCACTCTGTCCTCCAGCGGCAACTCGACCCAGGCGCTATTGTCCGTCACGTGGTCGGTGTTTTCCAACCAGACTTGGATCGCCACCTTTCACAGCGGGAAGATAAACACCGACCGCTTCTTCCTGTTCAAGGGACGACTAACTCTCAACGCTTCATCAG GCGACCTAACGATACGCAATGTGACCCAGGCGGACGCCGTGGACTACAGCGTGGAGATAGTGGACGCAAAGAAGCGCACCGTGGAGAGAGTGGTGACGCTGATGGTGAAAA AACACCTCCGGAAACCGAGCATCAGGACGCTGTTCTCTGTGAATTCGGACGGCAGCTGCTGGGTGGGGCTGCACTGTTTATCTGTGGATTTGGATGGCAATCTCTCCTGGACTCTGGAACCCCCCCTTGGGACTGCCTACTTCGACCTTGACGCCAAGGTTCTTCTGGCCAATGTCCGCAACATCACACTCTTCACGTGCACCTCCAGCCGCAATAAAGAGGAGGCCTCCGACAGCATTAGCGTGGCGT GTGTGACGGCATCCGGGCGCTGGCCTCGGCTTCGGATCAGCCTTTGTGTCTTGGCGGGAATTGTTGGCGGCGGTGTTCTGATGGCTGTCCTACTAAAGCGCTTGAGAG GGTCGAAAACAGGAAGCGCTAACATCGTGGCTCACCAACATTACCATTATCCTCCACCGAATCATCAACAAG ATGAAGGAGGGGGAGAaggaagaggagcagaaaaagagGACAAAGGATAG
- the si:cabz01074946.1 gene encoding uncharacterized protein si:cabz01074946.1 isoform X2 encodes MILQVVVVRDFALALVWVLLGSFSGAAANALHLQQVAYEGDTVTLSSSGNSTQALLSVTWSVFSNQTWIATFHSGKINTDRFFLFKGRLTLNASSEHLRKPSIRTLFSVNSDGSCWVGLHCLSVDLDGNLSWTLEPPLGTAYFDLDAKVLLANVRNITLFTCTSSRNKEEASDSISVACVTASGRWPRLRISLCVLAGIVGGGVLMAVLLKRLRGSKTGSANIVAHQHYHYPPPNHQQDEGGGEGRGAEKEDKG; translated from the exons atgATTCTCCAAGTGGTCGTTGTTCGAG ACTTTGCTCTGGCATTGGTGTGGGTTTTGCTCGGGTCCTTCTCTGGAGCAGCCGCTAACG CGCTTCATCTCCAGCAGGTAGCCTACGAGGGCGACACAGTCACTCTGTCCTCCAGCGGCAACTCGACCCAGGCGCTATTGTCCGTCACGTGGTCGGTGTTTTCCAACCAGACTTGGATCGCCACCTTTCACAGCGGGAAGATAAACACCGACCGCTTCTTCCTGTTCAAGGGACGACTAACTCTCAACGCTTCATCAG AACACCTCCGGAAACCGAGCATCAGGACGCTGTTCTCTGTGAATTCGGACGGCAGCTGCTGGGTGGGGCTGCACTGTTTATCTGTGGATTTGGATGGCAATCTCTCCTGGACTCTGGAACCCCCCCTTGGGACTGCCTACTTCGACCTTGACGCCAAGGTTCTTCTGGCCAATGTCCGCAACATCACACTCTTCACGTGCACCTCCAGCCGCAATAAAGAGGAGGCCTCCGACAGCATTAGCGTGGCGT GTGTGACGGCATCCGGGCGCTGGCCTCGGCTTCGGATCAGCCTTTGTGTCTTGGCGGGAATTGTTGGCGGCGGTGTTCTGATGGCTGTCCTACTAAAGCGCTTGAGAG GGTCGAAAACAGGAAGCGCTAACATCGTGGCTCACCAACATTACCATTATCCTCCACCGAATCATCAACAAG ATGAAGGAGGGGGAGAaggaagaggagcagaaaaagagGACAAAGGATAG
- the si:cabz01074944.1 gene encoding uncharacterized protein si:cabz01074944.1 isoform X3, with protein sequence MNCKNVSQASGCRPVVHGRAGGTVEISSCLPGNNVTFARWTYQGSKVASSTDGVVQAGRFAGRVDLDGRDFNLTLRAVSLADSGNFSFVSAVNDQQRDTVQVTLRVHEVITAKPTVSVNASWWAANRSCSVLLRCSASASEGPLAYEWRVGNRSLSGPRHRLSVAPQGVATQVTCTVSNRVSAKSASASVTCANDTADVVSATVSDPMSFTVKLSVAAGAFCLLVLVAAIVAVDCHRRRRRRRSSRKFEEATVYADIGDMAPNYVREPRGTAPLDPVQTVYDELRPGRMAL encoded by the exons atGAACTGCAAAAACGTGTCAC AAGCGTCGGGGTGCCGACCAGTCGTCCACGGACGAGCCGGCGGCACGGTGGAGATCTCGTCGTGTTTACCGGGCAACAACGTCACCTTTGCCCGTTGGACCTACCAAGGCAGTAAAGTGGCGTCCTCCACagacggcgttgtccaggcgggcCGCTTCGCCGGAAGAGTGGACCTCGACGGCCGTGACTTCAAtctgacattgagggccgtgaGTCTGGCGGACTCTGGCAACTTCAGTTTTGTGTCGGCGGTCAACGACCAGCAGCGAGATACGGTGCAGGTCACGCTAAGAGTTCACG AGGTTATAACGGCAAAACCTACGGTGAGCGTCAATGCCTCGTGGTGGGCCGCCAACCGCTCGTGCAGCGTCCTGCTGCGCTGCAGCGCCTCCGCCAGCGAGGGGCCGCTGGCGTACGAGTGGCGGGTGGGGAACCGAAGCCTGAGCGGCCCGCGGCATCGGCTCAGCGTGGCGCCGCAGGGCGTTGCCACCCAGGTCACCTGCACCGTTTCCAACCGTGTGAGCGCCAagtccgcctccgcctccgtgaCGTGCGCCAACGACACGGCCGACGTCGTGTCGGCGACAG TTTCAGATCCCATGAGCTTTACGGTCAAACTCAGCGTGGCGGCGGGAGCTTTCTGTCTGCTCGTCTTGGTGGCGGCGATCGTCGCCGTCGATTGCCACCGACGCCGCAGGCGCCGGCGATCAA GCAGGAAGTTTGAGGAGGCGACGGTCTACGCGGACATTGGCGACATGGCGCCGAACTACGTTAGGGAGCCACGTGGGACGGCGCCGTTGGACCCCGTGCAGACGGTCTACGATGAGCTCCGGCCAGGCCGCATGGCCTTGTAA
- the si:cabz01074944.1 gene encoding uncharacterized protein si:cabz01074944.1 isoform X2 — protein MVADGRSYFLCYGSAWLLLLSLHEASGCRPVVHGRAGGTVEISSCLPGNNVTFARWTYQGSKVASSTDGVVQAGRFAGRVDLDGRDFNLTLRAVSLADSGNFSFVSAVNDQQRDTVQVTLRVHEVITAKPTVSVNASWWAANRSCSVLLRCSASASEGPLAYEWRVGNRSLSGPRHRLSVAPQGVATQVTCTVSNRVSAKSASASVTCANDTADVVSATDPMSFTVKLSVAAGAFCLLVLVAAIVAVDCHRRRRRRRSSRKFEEATVYADIGDMAPNYVREPRGTAPLDPVQTVYDELRPGRMAL, from the exons ATGGTCGCTGATGGCCGGAGCTACTTCCTGTGCTACGGCAGCGCGTGGCTCCTGCTGTTGAGCCTGCACG AAGCGTCGGGGTGCCGACCAGTCGTCCACGGACGAGCCGGCGGCACGGTGGAGATCTCGTCGTGTTTACCGGGCAACAACGTCACCTTTGCCCGTTGGACCTACCAAGGCAGTAAAGTGGCGTCCTCCACagacggcgttgtccaggcgggcCGCTTCGCCGGAAGAGTGGACCTCGACGGCCGTGACTTCAAtctgacattgagggccgtgaGTCTGGCGGACTCTGGCAACTTCAGTTTTGTGTCGGCGGTCAACGACCAGCAGCGAGATACGGTGCAGGTCACGCTAAGAGTTCACG AGGTTATAACGGCAAAACCTACGGTGAGCGTCAATGCCTCGTGGTGGGCCGCCAACCGCTCGTGCAGCGTCCTGCTGCGCTGCAGCGCCTCCGCCAGCGAGGGGCCGCTGGCGTACGAGTGGCGGGTGGGGAACCGAAGCCTGAGCGGCCCGCGGCATCGGCTCAGCGTGGCGCCGCAGGGCGTTGCCACCCAGGTCACCTGCACCGTTTCCAACCGTGTGAGCGCCAagtccgcctccgcctccgtgaCGTGCGCCAACGACACGGCCGACGTCGTGTCGGCGACAG ATCCCATGAGCTTTACGGTCAAACTCAGCGTGGCGGCGGGAGCTTTCTGTCTGCTCGTCTTGGTGGCGGCGATCGTCGCCGTCGATTGCCACCGACGCCGCAGGCGCCGGCGATCAA GCAGGAAGTTTGAGGAGGCGACGGTCTACGCGGACATTGGCGACATGGCGCCGAACTACGTTAGGGAGCCACGTGGGACGGCGCCGTTGGACCCCGTGCAGACGGTCTACGATGAGCTCCGGCCAGGCCGCATGGCCTTGTAA
- the si:cabz01074944.1 gene encoding uncharacterized protein si:cabz01074944.1 isoform X1, whose translation MVADGRSYFLCYGSAWLLLLSLHEASGCRPVVHGRAGGTVEISSCLPGNNVTFARWTYQGSKVASSTDGVVQAGRFAGRVDLDGRDFNLTLRAVSLADSGNFSFVSAVNDQQRDTVQVTLRVHEVITAKPTVSVNASWWAANRSCSVLLRCSASASEGPLAYEWRVGNRSLSGPRHRLSVAPQGVATQVTCTVSNRVSAKSASASVTCANDTADVVSATVSDPMSFTVKLSVAAGAFCLLVLVAAIVAVDCHRRRRRRRSSRKFEEATVYADIGDMAPNYVREPRGTAPLDPVQTVYDELRPGRMAL comes from the exons ATGGTCGCTGATGGCCGGAGCTACTTCCTGTGCTACGGCAGCGCGTGGCTCCTGCTGTTGAGCCTGCACG AAGCGTCGGGGTGCCGACCAGTCGTCCACGGACGAGCCGGCGGCACGGTGGAGATCTCGTCGTGTTTACCGGGCAACAACGTCACCTTTGCCCGTTGGACCTACCAAGGCAGTAAAGTGGCGTCCTCCACagacggcgttgtccaggcgggcCGCTTCGCCGGAAGAGTGGACCTCGACGGCCGTGACTTCAAtctgacattgagggccgtgaGTCTGGCGGACTCTGGCAACTTCAGTTTTGTGTCGGCGGTCAACGACCAGCAGCGAGATACGGTGCAGGTCACGCTAAGAGTTCACG AGGTTATAACGGCAAAACCTACGGTGAGCGTCAATGCCTCGTGGTGGGCCGCCAACCGCTCGTGCAGCGTCCTGCTGCGCTGCAGCGCCTCCGCCAGCGAGGGGCCGCTGGCGTACGAGTGGCGGGTGGGGAACCGAAGCCTGAGCGGCCCGCGGCATCGGCTCAGCGTGGCGCCGCAGGGCGTTGCCACCCAGGTCACCTGCACCGTTTCCAACCGTGTGAGCGCCAagtccgcctccgcctccgtgaCGTGCGCCAACGACACGGCCGACGTCGTGTCGGCGACAG TTTCAGATCCCATGAGCTTTACGGTCAAACTCAGCGTGGCGGCGGGAGCTTTCTGTCTGCTCGTCTTGGTGGCGGCGATCGTCGCCGTCGATTGCCACCGACGCCGCAGGCGCCGGCGATCAA GCAGGAAGTTTGAGGAGGCGACGGTCTACGCGGACATTGGCGACATGGCGCCGAACTACGTTAGGGAGCCACGTGGGACGGCGCCGTTGGACCCCGTGCAGACGGTCTACGATGAGCTCCGGCCAGGCCGCATGGCCTTGTAA